The following coding sequences lie in one Phaeodactylum tricornutum CCAP 1055/1 chromosome 12, whole genome shotgun sequence genomic window:
- a CDS encoding predicted protein, translating to MARTKVSFGTVPATRFKHSRIVLVAALAALAFLFSQETFGWTEIPAMATFLPCETDVVYRGPAGIPALRTRADLGPLMQARGFTHGAEVGVQSGSHAKQILQAWTSCERFHLVDLWGHQENYKDVANFHQSKQDELFQATQNLLQPWREIVTFHRMLSTQAARQIPDQSLDFVYVDARHDYCGVTEDIRAYYPKLRPGGILAGHDFLSVAEQKVVDSSQDWSVCMDGTVNAGAVKGAVEQFALEEGLTFSVVYAERQNGAYRSWLLQKPTRMECVGQMGGYGSDLVRKVVVGHSTRVEIPCFEPTQKSYNRKETFFRKDEGLVEALGKDKSLIASHYFCQGEHSRAVLACQRLASLRPMVHENTLPALS from the exons ATGGCCCGAACAAAAGTTTCGTTCGGAACGGTTCCAGCAACCCGCTTTAAGCACTCACGAATTGTGCTCGTCGCGGCGCTCGCCGCACTGGCATTTCTGTTCTCGCAAGAAACATTCGGTTGGACGGAGATACCCGCGATGGCGACATTTCTTCCGTGTGAGACGGACGTCGTCTACCGGGGCCCGGCGGGCATCCCCGCCTTGCGAACACGGGCCGATCTGGGACCACTGATGCAAGCGCGCGGATTCACACACGGTGCCGAAGTTGGTGTACAGAGTGGCTCGCACGCGAAACAAATCCTCCAAGCTTGGACCAGCTGCGAACGCTTCCATCTTGTAGATTTGTGGGGCCATCAAGAGAACTACAAGGATGTGGCTAATTTCCATCAAAGCAAACAGGACGAGCTATTTCAAGCGACACAGAACCTATTGCAACCTTGGCGGGAAATTGTAACCTTCCACCGGATGCTTTCGACGCAGGCGGCCCGGCAAATTCCGGATCAGTCACTGGACTTCGTTTACGTCGACGCCCGCCATGACTACTGCGGTGTAACAGAAGACATTCGAGCGTACTATCCGAAACTCCGACCGGGTGGTATTCTGGCGGGGCATGACTTTCTCTCCGTTGCTGAACAAAAGGTTGTGGACTCCAGTCAGGACTGGTCGGTTTGCATGGATGGCACGGTAAACGCCGGAGCGGTCAAAGGAGCGGTAGAGCAGTTTGCGCTCGAAGAAGGGCTAACATTCTCCGTCGTATACGCCGAACGTCAGAACGGCGCGTACCGATCTTGGCTTCTGCAGAAACCCACACGCATGGAGTGCGTGGGGCAGATGGGAGGCTATGGCTCGGATCTTGTGCGGAAA GTTGTCGTTGGGCATTCTACGCGCGTCGAAATTCCCTGTTTTGAGCCCACCCAAAAGTCTTATAACCGAAAGGAGACGTTTTTTCGGAAGGATGAAGGCTTGGTCGAAGCCCTAGGTAAGGATAAGTCATTGATTGCTTCTCATTACTTCTGCCAAGGTGAACACAGTCGGGCAGTCTTGGCTTGTCAGCGATTGGCGTCCTTGCGGCCAATGGTCCACGAAAATACTTTGCCTGCTCTGTCCTAA
- a CDS encoding predicted protein: MLRCAATVWSRQARPVSFASAVRSIATVTADDALKYSGYMQIDFTIPEDTPVYDAVQKFAAFNIGCLVTTDKAGNMTGVVSERDYICKIALLGRTSKETPVKEIATRGANIITAKAGESVESCMEKMMSKGIRHLPIVDDAEKVIGMVSIKDLVKTVITEKEQTIKVLSDFALGKGGHFGSE; the protein is encoded by the exons ATGTTGCGTTGCGCTGCTACTGTCTGGAGTCGTCAGGCTCGTCCGGTGTCTTTCGCGTCGGCGGTGCGCTCCATCGCCACCGTCACGGCCGACGACGCCCTCAAGTACAGTGGATACATGCAGATCGACTTTACCATTCCCGAAGATACACCCGTCTACGATGCCGTGCAAAAGTTTGCCGCCTTTAACATTGGCTGTCTCGTTACTACGGATAAGGCTG GCAACATGACGGGTGTCGTCAGTGAGCGCGATTACATTTGCAAGATTGCCTTGTTGGGACGCACGTCCAAGGAAACACCCGTCAAGGAAATCGCCACCCGCGGCGCCAACATTATCACCGCCAAGGCCGGAGAATCCGTAGAATCATGCATGGAGAAAATGATGAGCAAAGGCATTCGGCATTTGCCCATAGTGGACGATGCCGAAAAGGTCATTGGCATGGTCTCCATCAAGGATCTCGTCAAGACCGTCATTacggaaaaggaacaaacCATCAAGGTATTGTCCGATTTTGCCCTCGGCAAGGGGGGACACTTTGGTAGCGAGTGA
- a CDS encoding predicted protein, with translation MVKVLAALTRIRASRNDSVWKLLVIVLPALAVLFWLLLTVHGQLGWMRTPVVDCKGAATTTPPCETDVVYRGPAGIPALRTRADLGALMQARGFTHGAEVGVQSGSHAKQILQAWISCERFHLVDLWGHQENCKGSANFDQTKQDALFQGAQDLLQPWRNITTFHRMLSTQAAQQIPDQSLDFVYVDARHDYCGATEDIQAYYPKLRPGGILAGHDYLSFAEQKAADPGQDWSVCMDGTVNVGAVKGAVQQFALDKGLTFSVVYAANGGDRSWLLQKPTRMECVEAMGGYGSDLVRIVN, from the coding sequence ATGGTCAAGGTATTGGCTGCTCTCACAAGGATTAGGGCGAGCCGAAACGATTCCGTATGGAAGCTTCTCGTGATAGTACTTCCCGCTTTGGCTGTTCTGTTTTGGCTGTTGCTCACGGTTCATGGACAGCTAGGCTGGATGAGGACGCCCgttgttgactgtaaaggtgcggcgacgacgactccaCCGTGTGAGACGGACGTCGTCTACCGGGGCCCGGCGGGCATCCCCGCCTTGCGAACACGGGCCGATCTGGGAGCACTGATGCAAGCGCGCGGATTCACACACGGTGCCGAAGTTGGTGTACAGAGTGGCTCGCACGCGAAACAAATCCTCCAAGCCTGGATCAGCTGCGAACGCTTCCATCTTGTCGATTTGTGGGGCCATCAAGAAAACTGCAAGGGTTCGGCTAATTTTGATCAAACCAAACAGGATGCGCTGTTTCAAGGGGCGCAAGACCTGCTGCAGCCTTGGCGAAATATTACGACCTTCCACCGGATGCTTTCGACGCAAGCGGCCCAGCAAATTCCGGATCAGTCACTGGACTTCGTCTACGTCGACGCCCGCCATGACTATTGCGGTGCCACGGAAGACATTCAGGCGTACTACCCAAAGCTTCGACCGGGCGGTATTCTGGCGGGGCATGATTATCTCTCATTTGCTGAACAAAAGGCTGCGGACCCAGGTCAAGACTGGTCGGTTTGCATGGATGGCACGGTAAACGTCGGAGCGGTCAAAGGCGCGGTACAACAGTTCGCGCTCGACAAGGGTCTTACGTTTTCCGTCGTTTACGCTGCGAACGGAGGGGACCGATCGTGGCTTCTGCAGAAACCCACACGGATGGAGTGTGTGGAGGCAATGGGAGGCTACGGTTCGGATCTTGTGCGGATAGTGAACTGA
- a CDS encoding predicted protein gives MNASDRPTLLSIEELSVLVSSPVRTHLAGAYRGLYPAANDPAQKLQHEQHLEKVLAAMKVSPRTSTFRVNTIRATRTEVVDKLVLAMNEWAEREGLCTPNPLPISVAAHAVLEDIVSVDIAQSPTTLSSCRIPPLQVELDTDSSFGDEARRARRHRLGWPTTCKVIVCDRLCGEAVLRGSHVFVRGILAADPSIRVGQALAVYADLPQPQRPSWPRGLAVESYTGTCVFVGIGQACCTHASSFDMGPLLPPLSGVLDTHAFLQNLPSTVVVHALNPQPGDTILDLCAAPGGKASHVASFTKNQAVILAADRSRSKVVAMKQRFLALGCTSIVPLHLNATACCMDEPGRPRCSVAEIRAAAKVSERDGLLNVKYFFPGSFDRILLDPPCSALGLRPKLQIGPTRVDDLLAFATYQRKFVPPAVALLKPGGILTYRE, from the exons ATGAACGCCTCGGATCGGCCCACGCTACTCTCCATTGAGGAGTTAAGCGTCCTCGTTTCATCCCCCGTTCGCACGCACTTGGCTGGTGCGTATCGTGGTCTGTATCCCGCCGCCAACGATCCAGCACAAAAGCTGCAGCACGAACAGCATCTCGAAAAGGTGCTTGCCGCCATGAAAGTTTCGCCCCGGACGTCGACTTTTCGCGTCAATACAATCCGCGCAACGCGCACAGAGGTTGTGGACAAACTGGTTCTCGCAATGAATGAGTGGGCCGAGCGAGAAGGCCTCTGTACGCCCAATCCCTTGCCAATCTCCGTCGCGGCTCATGCCGTGCTCGAGGATATCGTATCGGTTGATATTGCCCAGTCTCCGACGACACTCTCCTCATGTCGAATACCGCCCCTCCAGGTGGAGCTCGACACCGACTCATCGTTCGGGGACGAGGCGCGACGCGCCCGCCGTCACCGCCTGGGCTGGCCCACCACGTGTAAGGTGATTGTTTGCGATCGCTTATGCGGAGAAGCGGTTCTCCGCGGATCGCACGTTTTCGTCCGCGGAATCCTCGCGGCAGATCCCTCCATTCGAGTGGGGCAGGCCCTGGCCGTCTACGCTGACTTGCCGCAACCCCAACGACCGTCTTGGCCTCGTGGACTTGCCGTTGAGTCCTACACTGGAACCTGCGTCTTTGTGGGAATCGGCCAGGCGTGTTGCACCCACGCCAGTTCTTTCGACA TGGGGCCCCTCCTGCCCCCACTTTCCGGTGTACTGGACACGCACGCTTTTTTACAAAACCTACCTTCCACCGTCGTGGTACACGCACTGAATCCTCAACCCGGCGATACAATCCTCGATCTCTGTGCCGCTCCAGGTGGCAAAGCCTCGCACGTGGCGAGTTTCACAAAAAATCAGGCCGTGATCTTGGCCGCTGATCGGAGTCGGTCCAAGGTCGTCGCCATGAAACAACGCTTCCTGGCACTAGGATGTACCAGTATCGTACCCTTGCATCTTAACGCAACTGCATGCTGTATGGACGAGCCCGGGCGGCCTCGCTGCAGCGTGGCCGAG ATCCGCGCCGCGGCCAAAGTCTCGGAGAGGGACGGACTCTTGAACGTGAAATACTTTTTCCCGGGATCGTTCGATCGTATTTTGTTGGATCCACCCTGCAGCGCTTTGGGTCTACGCCCCAAACTGCAGATTGGACCGACCCGGGTGGACGATCTGCTCGCTTTTGCCACATATCAGCGCAAATTTGTCCCACCGGCAGTGGCCTTGCTGAAACCGGGTGGTATTCTGACTTACA GAGAATGA